The Primulina eburnea isolate SZY01 chromosome 6, ASM2296580v1, whole genome shotgun sequence genome contains a region encoding:
- the LOC140833973 gene encoding uncharacterized protein, protein MLAAIAIASKCSRRFNASNLRNEFYENFMYSDVYGFTWQPLVKGNRGFSSLRGTSNLHYISYMKKSLIRVSWIGPFNDFLRSLVGNRSLATKVSPFEVNTDEILSQILAALEDPSVSKEETCFSYIKVLCVAGNLSDAFRLIQSLHSKNIFFSPHAYDYLLQSSGVKDNIHLLPEIFKDLVVSCEKIGLTSYLIFAGALAKHSDSTVLLKFVEEISEMELARKDIVLNRVIFALGKCGHVQKALLVFNHMKGLNCKPDLVTYNTILTFLGRLGRVDEMLQEFNFMKTVQVFPDVVTYNTMLNSLRKMGRLDLCLAYFKEMSERGLPPDEYSFKALIEILGRSGNIQEALKVFDDMKCRGIYQSIHSLPSFDFQFKEDGNDVVGFKILEGDERILSRYSARFQP, encoded by the exons ATGTTAGCTGCTATTGCCATTGCTTCAAAATGCAGCAGAAGGTTTAATGCTTCCAATTTACGCAATGAATTTTACGAAAATTTCATGTACTCCGACGTGTATGGCTTCACTTGGCAGCCACTTGTGAAGGGAAATCGGGGCTTCAGTTCTTTGCGAGGAACCAGCAATCTCCATTATATT AGTTACATGAAGAAAAGCTTGATTAGAGTAAGTTGGATTGGGCCGTTCAATGATTTTCTGAGAAGTTTGGTTGGCAATCGGTCATTAGCAACTAAAGTATCTCCTTTTGAAGTAAACACTGATGAAATCTTGAGTCAAATTCTTGCTGCTTTAGAGGATCCAAGTGTTTCGAAAGAAGAAACCTGCTTCAGCTATATAAAAGTGTTGTGCGTGGCCGGAAATCTTTCAGATGCTTTTAGGCTAATTCAGAGTTTACACAgtaaaaacatatttttcagtCCTCATGCTTATGATTACCTTCTTCAATCTTCTGGCGTAAAGGATAATATTCACCTCTTGCCTGAAATTTTCAAGGATCTTGTGGTTTCATGTGAAAAAATAGGATTAACTTCATATCTCATCTTTGCTGGAGCTCTTGCAAAGCATAGCGATTCTACTGTGTTGCTGAAATTTGTTGAAGAAATCTCGGAAATGGAATTAGCGAGAAAAGATATAGTTTTGAACAGAGTTATTTTCGCCTTGGGTAAATGTGGACATGTTCAAAAGGCACTGTTGGTATTTAATCATATGAAGGGTTTGAATTGTAAACCAGACCTGGTCACATATAATACCATTTTGACATTTTTGGGTAGGCTTGGTCGAGTAGATGAAATGCTACAAgaatttaattttatgaaaacaGTACAAGTTTTTCCAGATGTTGTCACATACAATACCATgctaaacagtttaagaaaaatGGGTAGACTGGATTTGTGCTTAGCATATTTTAAGGAGATGAGTGAAAGAGGACTTCCACCTGATGAGTACTCTTTCAAAGCTTTGATTGAGATCCTAGGTAGATCAGGTAACATCCAAGAAGCCCTGAAAGTTTTTGATGATATGAAATGTAGGGGGATTTATCAATCAATTCACAGTCTACCGAGCTTTGATTTTCAGTTTAAAGAAGATGGGAATGATGTGGTTGGCTTTAAAATTCTCGAAGGAGATGAACGAATTCTCTCGAGATATTCCGCGAGATTTCAGCCATAA